One genomic window of Channa argus isolate prfri chromosome 5, Channa argus male v1.0, whole genome shotgun sequence includes the following:
- the LOC137127396 gene encoding odorant receptor 131-2-like has product MNVSSANATVDINNRDSFIKAVTKNVIVVVLSICINYINASLIQTFCKNQIFYTNPRYILFFHLVVNDMMQVTLTVILFIISYILYKIKVSICCTVILIALFTTENTPLNLACMAVECYIAICLPLHHPQICTVKRTSILISLIWAVSMLSVVPDLFITLATESLDFFNSQVFCLRETVFRNTHLIKKRDITYITYLGIVWFIIFFTYFKIMFTAKTASKDATKARNTILIHGFQVLLCMATYAEPLLKNALLLWFPMNYSDSLFACYIIIQILPRSISPIIYGIRDKTFRKYLKRYLLCVGRPETKVFYQSPLYILFIHLVIKDMIHVTVTVLCCLSSATP; this is encoded by the exons ATGAATGTGTCATCAGCCAATGCAACCGTGGACATAAACAATCGAGACTCCTTCATTAAAGCTGTGACCAAGAATGTGATAGTTGTGGTTCTTAGCATCTGTATCAACTACATCAATGCAAGTCTCATTCAAACCTTTTGCAAAAACCAG ATCTTCTACACCAATCCTCGATATATCCTGTTTTTTCACCTGGTGGTCAATGACATGATGCAAGTGACGCTCACCGTCATCCTGTTCATCATCAGCTACATCttatacaaaataaaggtcTCCATCTGTTGCACTGTGATCCTGATTGCCCTGTTCACCACTGAAAACACCCCTTTGAATCTAGCTTGCATGGCTGTGGAGTGCTACATTGCCATATGTCTTCCCCTTCACCACCCCCAAATTTGCACAGTGAAAAGGACATCAATACTGATTAGTTTAATCTGGGCAGTGAGCATGTTGTCTGTGGTTCCAGACCTGTTCATCACCTTGGCCACGGAGTCGCTGGACTTTTTTAATTCCCAAGTGTTCTGCCTTAGGGAAACAGTCTTTCGAAACACCCACCTTATCAAGAAGCGGGACATTACCTATATTACATATCTGGGTATAGTTTGGTTTATTATCTTTTTCACCTACTTCAAGATTATGTTCACAGCAAAAACAGCTAGCAAAGATGCAACAAAAGCCAGAAATACTATCCTCATCCATGGTTTTCAGGTGCTGTTATGTATGGCAACATATGCAGAACCACTGTTAAAAAAtgctctgctgctgtggttTCCTATGAACTATTCAGACTCCCTCTTTGCTTGTTATATTATAATACAGATCCTGCCACGATCCATTAGTCCAATCATCTATGGAATAAGAGACAAAACTTTTAGGAAATACCTGAAAAGGTATCTGTTGTGTGTAGGCAGACCAGAGACCAAA GTATTCTACCAAAGTCCTCTGTATATCCTTTTCATTCACCTGGTGATAAAAGACATGATCCATGTGACAGTGACTGTATTATGCTGTTTGTCATCAGCTACACCATGA
- the LOC137127399 gene encoding odorant receptor 131-2-like — MNFTLGNSNLTGPVNNPDTLISVVGRIVIVVVLGTSINYINATMVHTFNKYQIFKMNTRYILFIHLVYNDMIQLTTSISLYIFATIFNTIYVSFCVLLIIPAILTTLNTPLNLAFMAAECYIAVCIPLRYNYICTVRRTYIVIAVIWAMSSLSVLPDVFILLATEPLQFLNSRVFCSRDNVFKSTYSLKKRDASHILCLVVVWLTLFYTYIRIMFAAKAANADAKKARNTLLLHGFQVLLCMMVYVQPMLFQVLTNLFPEGQRYIYIVMFIIIQIFPRLVSPLVYGLRDKSFRKSFTRYLLCTVTINNSLKTINITPS; from the exons ATGAATTTCACACTTGGAAACAGCAATTTGACAGGACCTGTGAATAACCCGGACACATTAATTTCAGTAGTTGGCAGGATTGTGATTGTTGTTGTCCTTGGTACCTCCATCAACTACATCAATGCCACCATGGTCCACACATTCAACAAGTATCAa ATTTTCAAGATGAACACTCGCTACATCCTTTTTATCCACTTGGTGTACAACGACATGATCCAACTGACAACCAGCATTTCTCTCTACATCTTCGCTACCATCTTCAACACTATCTATGTCTCCTTCTGTGTACTTCTCATTATACCAGCTATTCTAACAACACTAAACACCCCTCTGAATTTAGCTTTCATGGCAGCAGAGTGTTACATTGCTGTCTGTATTCCCCTTCGCTACAACTACATATGTACGGTCAGAAGAACATATATTGTGATTGCTGTAATCTGGGCCATGAGTTCACTTTCTGTCCTGCCAGATGTTTTCATCCTCTTGGCCACTGAACCTCTTCAGTTCCTAAATTCAAGAGTTTTCTGCTCTAGAGACAATGTCTTTAAGAGCACCTACAGTCTGAAGAAGAGAGATGCATCCCACATATTGTGTCTGGTGGTGGTTTGGCTCACTCTGTTCTACACTTACATCAGAATTATGTTTGCTGCTAAAGCTGCTAATGCAGATGCTAAAAAGGCAAGAAACACTCTCCTCCTTCATGGCTTTCAGGTGCTGTTGTGTATGATGGTCTATGTGCAACCTATGTTATTTCAAGTACTAACAAACTTATTTCCAGAGGGGCAAAGATACATATACATAGTTATGTTTATCATAATCCAAATCTTCCCTCGTTTGGTAAGCCCTTTAGTCTATGGGTTACGAGATAAAAGTTTCAGGAAGTCCTTCACACGATATCTTCTATGTACAGTCACCATAAACAATTCACTAAAGACAATAAACATAACGCCGTCATAA